From Linepithema humile isolate Giens D197 chromosome 8, Lhum_UNIL_v1.0, whole genome shotgun sequence, one genomic window encodes:
- the polo gene encoding serine/threonine-protein kinase polo produces the protein MSKDEESKIPSVIYDAKSGKSYMKGRFFGKGGFAKCYEITESKSHHVFAGKIVPKSLMAKSNQREKMTQEIAIHQTLNHRHIVGFHGFFDDSHNIYIILELCRKRSMMELHKRRKALSECETRYFMKQILDGVFYLHQHRIIHRDLKLGNLFLNDDLQVKIGDFGLATKLEHDGERKKTVCGTPNYIAPEVLTKIGHSYEADVWSIGCIMYTLLVGKPPFETSTLKETYARIKQVQYETPQHISKPAINMVSNMLQLSPSKRPSVAKLMKDYFFSSGYMPTSLPLSCLTMPPRLDMLESHCNRKPLSEMNLNGHSEQDNMSNRVTNSPRKNKVKDSKLLASIEVVETNHVNHDLKAMLSTLRHQLGAVLKTKPSRDRQNDPRLPGNSSADEMTDPAAHPVVWISKWVDYSDKYGFGYQLSDDGVGVMYNDGTRLIMLANGYNIHYINRDGDELYYTIKEFPTHLDKKMKLMNFFLKYMNEHLMKAGGSIAVKQSDSLSRIPYMHQWFRTQTAVVMQLTNGTVQVNFLDHTKIIMCPLMAAVTYIDLDKNFRTYKFQTIQEYGCCKGLAKNLMYAYEKIGLMLKSRAAPTA, from the exons ATGTCGAAGGACGAGGAGAGCAAGATACCGAGCGTGATATATGACGCGAAAAGCGGCAAAAGTTATATGAAGGGCCGATTCTTCGGCAAG GGTGGCTTTGCAAAATGTTACGAGATCACAGAATCAAAATCACATCACGTCTTTGCTGGGAAGATTGTACCAAAGTCATTGATGGCAAAAAGTAATCAGAGGGAAAAGATGACACAGGAGATTGCGATCCATCAGACTCTGAATCACAGGCATATTGTTGGCTTCCATGGTTTCTTTGATGATTCTCATAATATCTACATTATTCTGGAACTCTGTCGTAAAAGA tcgaTGATGGAATTGCACAAGCGCAGAAAAGCGCTGTCGGAATGCGAAACTCGATACTTCATGAAACAGATCTTGGATGGAGTCTTTTATCTGCACCAGCATAGAATAATTCATAGGGATCTGAAGCTGGGAAACCTGTTTCTGAATGATGATCTGCAGGTCAAGATCGGTGATTTTGGATTGGCCACCAAACTGGAACATGATGGTGAacgaaaaaa aaccGTGTGCGGAACTCCGAATTATATAGCGCCGGAAGTGTTAACGAAGATTGGACACTCGTATGAGGCCGATGTGTGGAGTATCGGCTGTATAATGTACACACTGCTTGTGGGCAAGCCGCCATTTGAGACATCGACTCTGAAGGAAACATATGCCCGGATTAAGCAAGTGCAGTATGAAACACCGCAGCACATCAGCAAACCCGCCATAAATATGGTATCGAACATGCTGCAATTGAGCCCTTCAAAACGTCCCTCCGTTGCCAAACTAATGAAGGACTACTTCTTCTCTTCCG gATACATGCCAACAAGTTTACCGCTTTCCTGCCTAACGATGCCGCCACGATTGGACATGCTCGAGTCACACTGCAACCGCAAGCCACTCAGCGAAATGAATCTCAACGGCCACTCAGAGCAGGACAATATGTCTAATCGAGTGACAAACAGCCCGCGGAAAAATAAAGTGAAAGATTCGAAATTATTAGCCAGTATCGAAGTTGTCGAGACGAACCACGTCAATCACGATCTCAAGGCCATGCTTTCCACACTGAGACATCAGCTGGGCGCCGTACTGAAGACCAAGCCTAGTAGAGACAGACAAAACGATCCTCGGCTTCCAGGAAACTCTTCAGCAG ACGAAATGACCGATCCGGCGGCGCATCCCGTGGTTTGGATAAGCAAATGGGTGGACTATTCAGATAAATACGGTTTCGGATATCAACTGTCCGACGACGGCGTTGGTGTGATGTACAATGACGGCACGCGATTAATCATGCTGGCAAACGGTTACAACATACACTACATCAATCGCGATGGCGACGAACTGTACTATACGATCAAGGAATTTCCAACCCATCTTGATAAGAAGATGAAGCTGATGAACTTCTTCCTAAAATACATGAACGAGCATCTGATGAAGGCGGGTGGCTCCATCGCGGTGAAACAGAGCGACTCCCTCTCCAGAATCCCATATATGCATCAGTGGTTCAGAACCCAGACGGCCGTGGTGATGCAATTGACTAATGGCACGGTGCAG GTCAACTTCTTGGATCACACGAAGATTATCATGTGTCCGTTGATGGCGGCAGTCACTTACATCGACTTGGATAAGAATTTCCGAACCTACAAATTCCAGACAATCCAGGAATATGGCTGCTGCAAGGGATTGGCAAAGAATCTAATGTATGCATACGAGAAGATCGGCTTGATGCTG AAATCCCGCGCCGCGCCCACCGCGTAG